CTGCTTCTTTAAAACTAAGGTAAGAGAGAATTTTTCGAACAAGGCATTCGGGCAATATGGCTGCTGTCCCCATGATTGGTCGTGGCTTGGAAGTCTAGACAAACCCTAATGTGATTGGTGATTTATAGattattttctcatggaatgCTTGTAAGTTGTAACGCGTGTTATATGGGGGcccacaagaaaaagaaggttaaTATTATATACTAGTGAATTTGATAGCGCTTCGCGCGatcatcaaaataaaattaaaatatagctaaataattattattagattttttaattacaatcatcaatcaattttatttttttctctattcTTCAATTGTAACATTACTGTTGTtctaattatatttttcaaggTTGATATCAAATGGGAAAAAACTTAGCTCAACAAATTCAATATCGAATAAATAACCCTCTTTAGATTTGATCATATTCTTATTACCTTGAAGTTTTTGAaatctctcttcttcttttttgttatttttcaagattatctaCTCTTCTATTCTTATCTTTTTTCCCTACTGCTTTccattaataattttatttatgaattCTATCATTCTTTATATTCATCCTAACATTATTTCTAAGCTCCCCTTTACctactttcttttcctttcatttctttACCTTTTCTTATTCAATCCCATCAAAAAATTAGTACTTGTTGTTATCTCTCCTTAAAATAATCTAGTTAATTGGCCTTTTGTTTATTCAGTCCCTTCAAAAATTAGTAATTGTTGTTATCTGTCCTTAAAATAATCTAATTAATTGGCCTTTATCTTTCTTATTAATTTTATGGAAAATGccaaaaatcaattttactcttaattattttttaaaaatatatttttcataattatatgTTGCATAAACAtccaaaaagtaaataattttagTTATGATTGGTTATCTTCCTCTTCTATCTCTCACGTTTTGAAGTATATAAATATCACAAAGTGAAACAACAAATATACTCTAATATTTCTCGAAAATTATTGATAAGAACTTTTACCATTgctcttttcatccaaatattATACTCTTTTCATTTTAGAGGATCCACAATATAACCATTTTCTTTAAGATgacatatataatttttatgtaaggtataatttaaatattacaTTAGAAGTTATAAATCGTGTTAcatgtttttcttttgcttctttccttttcttttttataccCTTCATAAACTGTTATCCTTCCATAAGTAATGAAATCAATTCTCCTATTATCTTTTACTAATCTTATGAAACATcctaaaaattactttttatgtTGAATAATTCCTCTTACCATTGCTCATTTAGTAATATTCCTTGCCATGTTTTAaaccaagaaaaaatatatccCTTGTCATGTTCTgaacaaagaaaaagatattCAATACCAGCACAAAAAGTTCGTTCCTCTATAAATatgatgaaataaataaatggtGAATCAAGGTTAAGAGAAAAACAACAATTCCAGTAGAGAGAAACAAACAACTTTACTAAATTATTTTATCCTAGCCCAATATTTCTGCATATTTCAAGTAGTACGCTCAAAGAGTTTAGACCCAATTGACAGTAGTAATAATTTATGAAAGTCTAAAAAACTTGAGGACTTTTAAGTTTTAAGTATTAcagcaaaaaaatgaaaacttaaaGACCGTCTCTTTACATATCAATAAACAACTTTCCTACGAattaaactttattttaaaaattaaaaataatttttacattcTCATTTTCTATCATTAGGCTTATTAAATGTTGATCTACATGACTACGAAAGGATATATACATACTTTTTTTAAGCAACATCTCGCATGCACATATATGTTGGACTTCTTTTTTCTGCTTCAATTATGAAAACACCCCGCCTTAGAGAcacaatataacataatcaaattctctaaaaaaacaaaagaaggactatattatcaacataacataatcaaaaaggaaagaaggactATATATGTTGTCAACATAACATAATCAAATTTtcttagaaagaaagaaagaaaaaaaaaaagcaatgaGATAAActaaaattactttttaaagAGTTCCTCCATTCATATCATCAAGAACCCAAACAAATGCACATAATCGGTAGTGGCTGTTGcacttaaaaaataaaggataacCAACATTGCTCAAGACAAATTTATTTGTATAGATATTAGTGTGACTTTAAGGTGTCATAAACTTGTATATTGAAGGATTGGGGGTTATAAACATGAAAAGTTTGGGGGTTATGGAAACTATTAATACTCCATTAATTAAGAATCTAATTTATGTGAAATGAATAGGTATGAGTTATGGAGATGACTttctaaaatgaaataattgagaaaaattagagaaaatgtcaaaaaaaggagaaaaaagataaattccAATGgaggtcatagagaggtgccacatagaATTATTTATGcatagctttatattatatatcgATGATTATTTAGTTATGCGGTATGATTTTTCCACGTTTTCCCCCTAATTTCTCATGTTGAAATGGGCCGACTCTGAAATTGGTGAAGCGTCACTTTAGGTCCACCAGATTTTGGGCCACACCAACACCCACCTCCTGGATCCATCTCTAGAACCTTCTATATCTTCCCCAAAACTCAGCACTCAGCTGTCTTCTGTCTTCATACATACTCGCAGTAAATAATCACATTAATTTTGTGTCTTCATTCTCAATTAAATAGACCCTTTAATTTAGTTCTTTAttatcattttccttttttcaaaaTGTCCGACAACATGGATGAACAAGCAAGTCACATGAACCAGCAAACCCAAGAAGAAGCAGAATCCAAACCAGCAACCGTGCCCGAAATGGAAACACCTCAGGCAGAAGAATCAACGGAGAAAAAGCCAATGAACATTTCGTTCAGCATTTGGCCACCAACACAACGCACTCGTGACGCGGTTATGAATAGGCTAATCGAAACCCTATCAACACCTTCTATACTCTCCAAGCGGTACGGCACATTTCCCCTTGAGGAGGCATCGAAGACTGCTAAGGTTATAGAAGAAGACGCCTTCAATGCTGCTGGATCATCATCATCTGCCTCTGGGGATGATGACGGCGTTAAGATCCTTCAGGATTACTCTAAGGAGATTAGTAAACGCATGCTTGACGTCGTTAAATCCAGATCTACTGCTGCCGCCCCTTCTACTGAGGCTGAGACCAAACCATCAGAAAATGAGCCCTCTGCTGCTTCCCCTGAAAATGAATCTTGAAATTTGCATTTAGTGTTATTTCTTCCCATCTAGGTCTTGTTAAACTTAACTACTTATATTTTGACTTTTCTTTATGCTGTGTATGGACTATTTACATCTTTTTGATATATAATAAATGTTAGATCCCAGACATTGTGATTTACTTTGGCTTTCTTCAcaaactactactactactactactacaacAATAAACCTAGTGCGATCCCCAATTTGATATATTTCTTTTCTGAGATTATGGGTTCTGTAGATTATAAAATTCATGCTAGATAATGCTTGAATGATTATGTAGTGTATCCCGAATCTCAGTATATTGATTGTGGAAATTAGTTAATACCAGGTCAAATGTGCTAGTTTAACTATATAATAAGTGTAGATTATAAAATTTCTTGCTTCACATGTCTGGATTTCTTAACAATAAAAGGGTATCGATACTATTGCATAAGCAGAAAGTGGGTTAATCATCACATCGTCTACTTACAAAACACCTTATCTGTGGAAACTAAAAAGTAGATAGATGATAGGAATCTATGACTATGTTAATCAGATAATTACAGTTATTTGATGCTCTGAGAATTCTTTTGAAAGCAatagtatttatttgtaattAGTTGCACAATTATTTCTGATCCATTTAGTTGACACATTATTAAATTATGGATGGTTTTCCCTGCTGTGTGTTTCTCCAAATAGTAATCTTCATTTGTTGTGCTGCTGAACATTTTGCATCCCTAAGAAGCATTGGTGTCTTGtaacaattaaaaaaagtaTTGGTGTCTTGTCCCTGCTGCTCTTCCTTTTTggctttaatttaattttaatatgaTAATGCTAAATGGTTGTGCTTTATATTTCATGTTATAATGTATTGATGGGTGTACTTTAGGAAAAATGTTAAGATTACAAATATCAACTATTAAATTAGGAATCTTTCTGAAACGCTTGAAAAACAGATGCCTAGCCACAAAATAAAGATGGACAAAGAGTTACCTTtacccaaaaataaaattaaaaaaaaagatggacAAAGCCCAAATAGAGCAAAGGGTTAACATTCATATATTGGTTTTGAGATGGTACTGAACCCCACACCTCAAACTATATTAGAAGCTAACTTTGTAAATAATTTTAGTGTATGTCAATTCTTTTGCTCAACTTGTGTGAAAATCAGTTTGATGAAACGTCCAACCATTAGCTTTTCCCAGCCTTCTAAAATGaggaaattaatttaatttacgGGCAACCAAATTCACCTGTCATCGttaattgtatatatttgtctaAATATTGTTAGCAGAAGTTATATTGACTGTATGGTAACTTTATGTGGTTCACTTATACTTGGTGGAGGGCGTTGCAGGCTTATGCATAATGTCCTGCAATTGACAAAATTGTGTCTCTGTTAATAATTGGACCAACCAGAAAAGGCAACACTGGCATCTTTACTGTGTAGTGCAGGCAAGTTAAGAATTTAGCATTCATAAGAATTATATTGCATGATATTTTTCTTACCTGATAtgctttgtttgttttttaatctAGAATTGTTAGATATTGATGTGGAGGCTTTTATAGCACCAGCAATTCTTGATTTGCACACCAATGATCGTGCTCATGTCCATTAGATATGCATGCAGTCTATATGTGTGAGTTGATTTTAATACCGTGCATCCTAGAGGGAATATGGTCTAGAATGTAAAACCTCATAGGAGAATTTCTCTTACCAATAGCATCAACTTTTCTTCATCAAAGACAATTGCAGGTTCTAATATGGATATCTTAAAAGTGTTATATGCTCTCTCTGAATTAAGGTTGTTTTGGTATACATTGCATTTCTATGACTTTGTTCTTCAGGTTGAAAAGAATCAAAGTCCTGGCTTTTCTTTTTGGTTCCGGCCATTTATCAAATTAGAATGACATTCGATAAGTATTTCGTTACTTTATATTTCGTTGGTTTTTATACTAAATTCTACTTTCTGCTTTGATGAAAAGAGTATTTCTTTTTGCCAAGTGATAGGGAATCACCTTTTATGACAAAAGTTTCCTATAAATGTAAAATCCAGTCTCTTGAAGTTCCAATCTTTCAAAATTGTCATGTTCTTAGTTACCTTGATAGAGGTTGTTCAAGGCTCTAACTGAAACCCATATGGTCACTATGTATTTGCATAAGCTCGAAAGAAGTTGAAAGATGTAGAGAAAAAAGATTTATCGTTAAGACCTATGAGTTAGCTATATAGGTCGAGTCAAGGGTACAGGCATAAGTTATAGCTTTATGCATGGTGAAAATGTCGGTACTTGGTTTCCTACCCACCAGCCGCATTAACAGAAGGAGGGGGTTAGTTTCAGCAGGTATAGACatacaagaaacaaaaatggAACACTCTGGAAATTTATATGGCAAAACATTTTGTCTTGGCTACAGCCTACATACAATTGCAAGAGAAGATTGAAGGTGACTCTTTTCTTTAATCAAGCTCATGGCGAACACATTGAGGTATCCCCTGATCCTAGGGTGATTTTTCAAGGTTGAAGGTTACTTTTTCGCAACTTGGAGATATCGGCCGACGTGCATGTTTGTCATCATAGAGTTTTTATGTCTAATTTGGTATTTGcctttattcttttggcatacCACAACTTTTAACTATACATCtgatgaattttatgttgatgTATTAGTTGCAAACTTGCAATTTAAAGTGAAGTTGTATTACAATCCA
This portion of the Lycium ferocissimum isolate CSIRO_LF1 chromosome 1, AGI_CSIRO_Lferr_CH_V1, whole genome shotgun sequence genome encodes:
- the LOC132061831 gene encoding MFP1 attachment factor 1-like: MSDNMDEQASHMNQQTQEEAESKPATVPEMETPQAEESTEKKPMNISFSIWPPTQRTRDAVMNRLIETLSTPSILSKRYGTFPLEEASKTAKVIEEDAFNAAGSSSSASGDDDGVKILQDYSKEISKRMLDVVKSRSTAAAPSTEAETKPSENEPSAASPENES